The genomic window GCGTCACCGTGTCGTCGACCGACACGAACGGCAGATTGAACTCGTCCGCATACCGGGCCGCCAGGGCCGGGGTGCGCTTCTTGCCCATGCCACCCATCACGATCGGCGGGCGCGGCGACTGCACCGGCTTCGGCAGCGCGGGGGAACCCGAGACCGGGTAGTGGACGCCGTCGTGGTCGAACGTCTGCCCGACCGGGGTCTCCCACAGGCCCGTGATCACCGCGAGCGATTCCTCGAGTCGGTCGAACCGTTCCCCGAGCGACGGGAACGGGATCCCGTACGCGCGGTGCTCCTCCTCGTACCAGCCCGCACCGATACCGAACTCGACGCGGCCGCCGCTCATCGCGTCGACCTGCGCGACTGCGACCGCGAGCGGTCCCGGGTAGCGGAACGTCGCCGACGTCACCAGCGTGCCCAACCGGATCGTCGACGTGTCACGGGCCAGTCCGGCGAGGGTGATCCAGGCGTCGGTGGGGCCGGGCAGTCCGTCGGTGTTCATCGCGAGATAGTGGTCGGACCGGAAGAACGCGTCGTAGCCGAACTGTTCGGCGGCCCGGGCCACCGCGAGAAGATCGTCGTAGGTGGCGCCCTGCTGGGGTTCGGTGAAGATTCTCAGGTCCATGCGGTCCACTGTGCCGCACCGTCGACTGTGACGTACATCCGATCGAGTCGATACCTGCGGGGCCGGGGAACGTTGTGGACAACCGGCGGTGCACAGGTGTCAACGGATCGTCCGGATCAGCGGTCTGACCTGTGCACGAAACCTCATGGAGTTGTTCAGATCTGTGGATGACCCTGTGGATACTGTGGATAACTCTGCTCAAATCGTGACTTGCATCACGATTTGATGACGATTTGGGGATAATGGCCCCTCGATGTCTCGGCCCTGTCTCGGCTGCCGCGGCATCGACTCGGGAGATCGTCTGCCGCCGAACGGGTCCCGTGCCAGAATCGTGTGGTGAGCTCCCCGCACGTCCCCACCGTGTCCGTGACCGACCTTCCGACCGCGCCGACCGAGTCGGTCGTCCTCCTGGACGTGCGCGAGGACGACGAATGGACGCTCGGACACGCGCCCGGCGCCCAGCACATCCCACTCGTCGACATTCCGGCCCGCATCGACGAGGTCGACATCGACGCCGAGGTGTACGTCGTGTGCCGGCAGGGGGGACGCTCGATCCTCGCGGTCGAATACCTCAACAACATCGGCTACGACGCCTACAACGTCTCCGGAGGCATGGTCGCCTGGCAGCAGGCCGGGCTGCCACTGACCTCCGACGACGAATCCGGGACCGCGAAGATCTACTAGAGATGAGCGTCGTCCAGGCCTGCACCCGCTGCACGTCCCGGTGGCCCGTGAACGGGACACCCGCACAGTGGTGCCCGCGCTGCGGGGGCGCACTGCAGGCCCCCACCGACACCGCGCACCGTGCCGCACCCGGACGCCACTTCCGCTGGGTCGCCCGCAGCCCGTACCCGCCGATCGCACAGGCCCGCCCCGCCGCCCGCCGACTCGGTCCCACCCCCCGTTACACGCAGACACCACGATGGGGGCTCCTCGACCCGCCGCCCGCCGAACCCGACGACCGGCTCACCCGCACCGAGGTCGCCGCCGACCTCGCCCCCACCCTGCTCGCCTGCACCGCGATCGTGTTCGCTCTCGCCGCCGTCGCCGAAACGTTCCGGTACGGGCTGCTCCTGGTCAACCGGGTCCGCCTCGTCGACCCCCTCACCCTCGCCGTGTCCGACGCCCTCGTGTGGGCCACCCAACTGTCGGCGCCGCTCGTCGCGATCGCCGCCGCCGTCGCCTCCGTGTGCCGACTCGTCGTCGTCCGCCGCGACGCACTCGCCGCCCGCGGCCTCGCCGACCCCCGCACCCCCCGGTCCCTCGCGATCGGCTCCCTCGTCCCGATCGTCAACCTCGTCATGCCCGGCGTGTACCTCACCGAGATCGCCGACGACCGGCGCACCGTCGTCGCCGTCCGCATCTGGTGGGCCACCTGGGCGGTCAACGGTGTCCTCGTCGCCGCCGGCCTGCTGTGGCGCGGCCGCGACACCCTCCAAGCACAGGCCGACGGTGTCCTCCTCGCCGCGGTCACCGCCGCCGTCGCCGCCGCCACCGCACTGCTCACCCTGCACGTCATCCGCAGATTCGACGACCGTGACCTGTTCGGCCGCAGCCGCCCCGGCCACCGCTGGATCAACGTGCCCCGCAGCGAGGAGGCGACCGTCGCATGAACACTCCACCCCGGGTCGTCGCCCACCGCGGGGCGTCGGCCGCGAAAGCCGAACACACCCTCGCCGCCTACGAACTCGCCCTCGAGGAAGGCGCCGACGGACTCGAATGCGACGTCCGCCTCACCCGGGACGGGCACCTCGTGTGCGTCCACGACCGCAGCGTCGACCGCACCTCCTCCGGCACCGGACTCGTCAGCGAGATGACCCTCGAATCGCTCGGCGAACTCGACTACGGCACCGACGGCGAACCCGCCGGCCTGCTCACCCTGTCCCAGCTGATCGAACTGACCCTCGCCTGGACCTCCCGGCCCACCAAACTGTTCATCGAAACCAAGCATCCGGTCCGCTACGGCGGGCTCGTCGAATCCAAACTGCTCGCCGAACTGGCCCGCTACGGGCTCGCCGCACCCGCCTCCGCCGACCACTCACGCGCCGTCGTCATGTCGTTCGCGGCCTCCGCGGTGTGGCGGATCCGCCGCGCCGCACCACTCCTGCCGACCGTGCTGCTCGGCGACGCGTCCCGCTACCTCGGCGGTGGCGCCGCCACCACCGTCGGCGCCACCGCTATCGGACCGTCCATCAAGACCCTCCGTGACCATCCCGAACTCGTCGACAAGGCCGCCGCCGCCGGACGCGCCACCTACTGCTGGACCGTCGACGACCCCGCCGACGTCGCCCTCTGCCGCGAACTCGGCGTCGGCTGGGTGGCCACCAACCACCCCGGACGCACCAAGAAACTGCTGGGCGGCTGAGACAGTCCGACGAACCACCGGTACGTCCGTGTAGGTTTTGGCCTCGTGGGTAAGAAGAGCAAGAGAAACAGTGGTCCCAAGCCGGGCAGCAACCGCGCCGCGAAACTCGAAGCACGCCGCCTCGAACGCGAAGCCGAATCCGTCGCACCGACCCGCCCCTTCGCGGGCCTGGCCGCCGAATGCGACCTCGTCGCCCTCCGCGAGTTCGTGCCGTCCGCCCTCGTCGAACTGCCCGTCCGCGACACCGATGAGCCCGTCACCGCGGCCACCGTCCTCCCCGGCGCCGTCGCCGCCCTCGTCCGCGACGAGAACGGCGACGCCGGCCGCTACGTGGGACTGCAGGTTCAGGCCCACACCGCCGACCCGGCCGCCGACCTCGGCGCCGCCGTCACCTGGGCCCAGAACGCGGCCCCCGGCACCTCGCTGACCTTCGCCGACCCGCAGGCCGACAGCCCGCGCCTGCACGACGTCCTCGACGCGGACACCCTGCCCGCCATCACCGTCCACCAGAGCTTCGACTGGTGGATCCCCGAAGGTGTCCAGCCCGCCCCCGAGGTCGCCGCCACCGTCGCCCAGGCCAACGCCGCCATCATGCCGTCCGCTCGTCTCACCGCCGACGGTGTCGTCGCCGCCTGGTGGGTCGACGCCGGGGAACGCGCCCACCTGCGCTGGGTCCGCCCCGAAGACGAGGACGCCCTCATGCTCGCCCTCGCCCGCGTCCACGCCGCCGGCGGCCTCCACCTCGGAGAGGGCTCCCGCTTCGCCGGCTCCTTCCGCACCCACGGCCTGCTCGTCCCGGTCTTCGACCTCGACCGCGAAAAGCATCCCGACGAGTGGGCCGCCCCCACCGTCGAACTCGGCAAACGCCTCGACGACGCCCTCACCGTCGACGCCCCCCTCACCGCTGCCGAGACCCGCGCCCGCGACGGTCTCCGCGGCCGGCAGGTCACCCTGCGCTGAGCGCGGTTCGCCTCTCTCTACAGCTGAAGGGACCCTTCGTGCGCTCGCAGCGCACGAAGGGTCCCTTCAGCTGATTCCGGGGGATGACCTCAGATCTTGCCGCCGGCGACGGGGGGTGCGCCGGAGGTGTCGTCGACGCTGCTCATTTCGCGGGCGACGAAGGTTTCGAGGTCGAACATGTTGGAGCCGGCCCGGTCGGCGACGGTGAGCAGGGTGGTCATGCGGGCGACTTCGTCGACCTGTTCCTTGAGGAACCACTGCATGAACTGTTCGCCGAGGTAGTCGCCGTCGTCGCGGGCGGTGCGGGCGAGTTGGACGATCTGTTCGGTGACGGTCTTCTCCTGTGCGAGGGCGAGGGCGATCGGTTCGCGCGCGTTGTCGAAGTGGGATTTCGCGGCGTCCACGCCGGTGAGTTCGACGGCGATGTCGCGGTCCAGGAAGTACTGGATGATCATCATCGCGTGGTTGCGTTCCTCGTTGGCCTGCTTGTAGAAGTGGGACGCCAACTGGGGGAGGTCCGCGTTGTCGAAATACACCGCGGTCGCGAGGTACTGGTGCGACGCGTTGAACTCGTTGCGGATCTGGTCGTGGAGAAGTGCGTGAAATTTCGTCCTGTGCGAATCATCTGCGGCACTCATGTATAGAAGATATCGCCGTAGGGCCGAGATTGTCATCCAAGCGGAACCTCATTGAGGCTAGTGTTCCCTCATTTAGTGCTACCTCAATTAGGGTGGGCTGACCAAAGAATGGTCGTGCCGCAATTGTCGGGAAATCGACAATTGCGGCACGGGGTGTAGGTGGTCAGGCGCCTGCGACGCGGGGTGCGGTCGAATCGACCGCGCCGGTCGAACTCATTTCGCGGGCGACGAAGTCCTCGACGTTGAACAGGTTCTCGCCGGCGCGGTCGACGATGGTGAGCAGCGTCGTCATGCTCGCCACCTCTTCCACCTGTTCCTTGAGGAACCACTGCACGAACTGTTCGCCGAGGTAGTCGCCGGTGTCGCGGGCAGTGCGGGCCAGTCGGGTGATCTGGTCGGTGACCGACTTCTCCTGCGCGACGGCCAGCGCGACGGGTTCACGGACGGAGGTGAACTCGGTGACGACGGCGTCGATGCCGGGGACCTTGATCGGCTGGTCGTTGTCGAGGAGGTATTGGATCATCATCATCGCGTGGTCGCGTTCCTCGGCGGCCTGCTGATAGAACCGGCCCGCGAGTTGGGGCAGGTCCTGGGAATCGAAGTAGACGGCGACGGCGATGTACTGCTGTGAGGCCGTGAATTCGTTGCGGATCTGTTCCTGCAGCAGTCGGTGGAAGTCGCTCGTTTCAGTCATGACGAAAACACTACCGCCACCATTGCGGTGTCCGGGAAGGGAAAGTCTCGGCAGCGACGAGTATCACGGTGTTCCGGTGAGGAGACCCTCGGGAACGGGGCGATCGTGTGCGAGTGCATCGAAGAATGCGCTCGCCTTCTCCCGATCCCACAACAGGACGTCACCGGAGCCGGGAACGTAGTCGAATCCGCCGACCGGAACGGTCGTGGTGACCATTTTTCCGCGCAGCCCCCACGCCAGTCCCGCCAGGTTCCACAGGTGGTCGCCGTCGTCGACCTGTAGGGATCCGGCCGCACGCGACAGCGTCGGCCACAACCGGAGCGGATTGACGAGGGTGAGTGGCGACGACGCCTTCTCCAGCAGTGCGCTCATGAACGCCCGCTGGTTGTTCATCCGGTCCAGGTCGGCGAGGTCGGTCGCGCGGCTGCGGACGAAGCCGAGGGCGTTGCGTCCGTCGAGTTTCTGACAGCCGGCCTGCAGGTCGATGCCGGCGAGCGGGTCGTCGATCGGGTAGGGCACACACATCGTGACCCCGCCGAGGGCGTCGACGATGCCGGCGAACCCGCCGAAGCCGATCTCGGCGTAGTGGTCCATCCGGAGTCCGGTGGCCTCCTCGACGGTCTGCACCAGCAGTGGTGCGCCGCCGATCGCGAAGGCCGCGTTGATCTTGTCCCTGCCGTGGCCGGGGATCGGGACGTACGAGTCGCGGGGGAGTGACACCATCGTCGTCGGGCCGCTCTTCGGGACGTGCACGACGATGATGGTGTCGGTGCGTTGACCGACGTCGTCGCCGCCCGTCGACAGTTCCCGTTCCTGCTCCGGTGTCAGACCCGCCCGACTGTCGGAGCCGACGAGCAGCCAGTTGGTGCCGGGGGTGTCCGCGATGCGGCCCGGGTAGTCGGCGAGGGCGTCGATCCGGCCGAGCTTGGTGTCCAGGTAGAACAGTCCACCGACCGATACGACCAGCAGCACGATCAGGGTCAGCGCGATTCGGCGCAGCCACCGTCCGGGTCGGCGCGGGCCGGATCGTTTCGGCCGTTTCGACGGTTCGGGTGCGGCCGGGGTGGGACGCGGTCCGCGTGGTGGGGCGGGCGGGACCCGGCGTGGTTCGGCGTACGGCTGGGGGCGTTGCGTCGGCGCGTGGCCGCCGGAACCACCGCCGGGGGCCGGGGGCCGTGACCATGCCTGCGGCTCCGGGGGCTGTGACCACGCCTGCTGTGGCGGCGCGGGGGGACGGCCGTCGCGGCGGATGACCTGGGTGCCCTCGGGTCCGGGTGTGTTCGGCGCGTTTCGAGGGGGGTGCTGCCGGGGCGGTGGTCCGCCGCGACGGGGTGGGGGCGGGGCGGGACGCGCCATCGGGGGCCGGCCGCGGGATGGCGGGCCCGGCTGCCGTCGGTCGGGGGTCTCGCCGTTCACGATCACCGAGAATACGCACGAACCCGACAAGGTGGGGTCACGGCAACCACGACAGGTGCCCGCGGAGCAGGGCGTATCCGACGAATGCGACGGAGTCGATGAGGGCGTGTGCGATCACGAGCGGCCACAGTTTCCCGGTGCGCTGCCAGTAGCGTCCGAAGATCAATCCCATCACCACGTTGCCGAGCCCGCCCCCGAAGCCCTGGTAGAGGTGGTAGCTGCCGCGCAGCAGCGCCGACGCCAGCAGCGACGAGTTCTCGCCCCAGCCGAGGCGACGCAACCGCGAGATCAGGTAGGCGACCACCAGGATCTCTTCGGCACCGGAGTTCGCGATCGCCCACAGCACCAGGACCGGCAGCCGCCACCAGTGATCGTCGATGGTGCTCGGCAGGACGGTCAGGTTGGCGTTCAGTGCGACCGCCGCGAGGTAGAACACCAGGCCGGGCAGTCCGATGAGGGCGGCGAGCCCGACGCCGGGCAGGACGCCGTCCCGTATCCGCCCGAGACCGATCCGCCGCGGTCCCAGTCCGGACCGCCACAGCAGGTACAGGCCCAGTGCCGCCCAGGCCGCGAGCTTCACGACGCCCAGCAGTTGCCGGGCCAGGTCGACGAACGACTGCGTCGACCGGGACGGGTTCAGGGCGACGGCCTGATCGGACAGCCCGCCCGGCTGCAGCGCCGACTCGAGCAGGGACAGGACGCTGGAGATCCCGCTCAGCCCGAACGTCACGAGCAGGACGATCGTGATCTCGAACCACAGCGCGCGTCGCTCGCGGGCATCGAGCGGAGGTGGGGCGGGCACGGGTGCGGCAGGCCGGAGCCACGAGTCGACGGTGGTGCGGGTGATCACCTCGCCGACGCTAGACGCTGACGGCGTCAGGTGTGGCGGGCGATCGATTCGGCCCTGGCGCCCAGGGTCGCGAGCCGCAGGTCCGCGAACGGGGTGAGCGCGTTGCCGAGCCGGTTGGTCACGAATGCCACCGACAGTCCGGTGTCGGGGTCGGCGAACGCGCCCGATCCGCCGACACCGTAGTGGCCGAAGGCGCCGGCGTTCTGGGTGCGGGCCGCGACGAGCGCCGCGTGGTAGCCGAGCCGCCAGTTCATGTGGATGCCGAGGACGTAGTCGCGGGCGTGGGTCTGCACCTCGCCGGCCTTCGCGACCGTCTCCGGGTCGAGGAAGCGGATGCCGTCGACGACACCGTCGTTCGCGAACGCCGCATACATGCGGGCGAGGGCGCGGGCGCTGAACACGCCGTTCCAGCCGGGCATCACGTAGTCGTGGATCGACGGGTCGCGGACGAGGGCGTCGAAGCCCTCGGGCATGCCGGCGTCGGCGATGTTCCTGATGTGCGGGACCAGGCCCAGTGCGGTCGACGTGAGTCCCCACGGCATCCCGAACGGGTTGATGCGCGGGAACACCTTCGCGATGCGGTACTTCTCGGAGTCGGGCACCTGGAACCAGAAGGCGGGGATCCCGAGCGGTTCGGCGATCTCGGTGCGCACCAGGTCGGTGAACGACATCCCGGACACGCGTTCGGTGAGTTCCGCGACGAGGGTGCCGTACGTGACGGCGTGGTAGCCGGGCATGCGGGTGCGACGCGGGTCGGGGGCGGCGGCGGCGAGTGCGGCGGCCACCCGGTCGTGGTCGAGCAGCGCGAGGCGTCCGGGTACGAGGCCGCGGATGCGGTGCAGGCCCGCGCGGTGGCTGAGCAGTTCGCGGACGGTGATCGATTCCTTGCCGGATTCCTCGAACTCGGGCCAGTACTCGGCGACCGGGGTGTCGTAGTCGACCAGTCCGCGCTGCGCGAGGCGGTGCAGCACCGTGCTCGCGACGCCCTTGCCGGTCGAGAACGACATCGCGACCGTCCCGGAGTCCCATTTGCGGGTGGGGGACGCCCAGCCCGCCCACACATCGAGGACGGGCTGTCCGTGCAGGTAGACGGCCAGACCGCCGCCGCCGTCGCGGGGACGGCGGAACAGGTGGAAGAACTGGGTGGCGAGTGCCTCGAACCGCGGGTCCACGAGCATCGTCGTGGGCGGTCGATACGCCGCCGGACGACGGGGAACCTCACGCGGGGCACGACGCGGGGCTGCCGCGGTCATGTCGAGCGCGCCTTTCGGATCGGTACGAAACCACCTGATGTGATCTCGATCTCATCCGTACAACGCAGCGGCGACAGGGCTGATTCCGGGCGGACATCCGCCGTCAACGTCGGCGTTGCATCCCGTTGACGAACGGGCAGCCCACGAGGATCCGCAGGGCCCGGTTCAGGCCGAGGGCGTCCTCGACGGGTTCGGCGAAGTCGAGGCGCACGTCCCGGTCGCCGCCGTCGGCCTCGATCCGCAGCCGTATCCCGTACCGGTCGATGCCGAGCGGGCGCACCGGTCCGGTGCGCAGCGACGACGGCAGCCGTCGGGCGAGCAGCGCGACCAGGTCGGCGTGGTCCTCGTCGAGGTGCTGTAGCCACTCGGTCTCGACGTCGCGGAACGGGTCGGGTGCCGCCGCGAGCAGATCGTCGACGGTCACGGCCGCAGCGCCGGTGGTGTCGGCGACGACGGCGGATTCGAGGTGCAGGCGCAGCAGGGCGGCGCCGTGTCCGACGTCGAGCAGCGCCGGGTGCGGGTTCGTGGTGGCGACGGTGTCGGTGAGGAGGCGTTCGTCGTGGCCGGAGACGGCGGTGAGCGAGCCGCGCAGCCACACGAGTGCCCGGACGGGGTCGCGCAGGGCGATGGGGGCGTGATCGGTGATCTCGAGAACGGCGGGCAGTCCGCCGGTTCCGGACTGCCATGCGAGTGCCGCTGCGGCGCAGTCGGTGGGAACCACGACGACGACGGTGCCGTCGTCGTGCAGGTGGTGCAGGGACGTGACGACCGGGTCGCTGCCGGCGACGGCGAGGACGGCGTCCGCCGCCGCGGTGGTGGTGCTGCGCAACTGTTCGGCGGTGGAGGGGCCGGTGGGTGCGGTGGTCGTGGTGCGGGGCATGGCGACTTCCTTCGGGGTGGACGAATACCGAGGGTGTACTTAGGTAAACCTAAGCTAATTTGTGATGGCGGTCGGGGCAACCCCCGACGCGGACGAGGCACCCCGACCCGGTCCGGGCTAACGTGGTGGTGTGTCGATTCCCGTGTCACTGTCGATGCCGACCCTTCCCGCGTCCTCGGATCGGACGCCGCAACCGCTCGTCGCGAGACTGCTCCTCGCACGGCGAGACTCGGCCACCCCCACCGCACCCCGGCCCGCCGTGACGACCGGGCCGTCGATCGTGCCCGCCTCCGTGCTCGTCGCCGCCGGTGGAACCGACGTCGAGGCCGGTGCCGTCGTCGTCGAACTCGACATCGACCCCGACCGTCTCGACGGGGCCGCCGAACACCGGGTGCTGCGCTACCACGTGCATTGCACCGCCGCCGACCTCGACGACGTGATGGCACTGCGCCTGCCCGCACCGATCACCGTGTTCGTCACCCCCGACGACTCCGATTCCGACGCGGGCACGCTCGCCGAGACCGCGCAGGCCCTGGCCGACGCCGGTCACAGCCCCGGGCTGATCGCCGGGCAGTCCGTCGGCGCGGTCGCAGACTTCCTCGCCGTCCTCGCGCACACGTCCGTCGGTTTCGTCGCCCGCGCCCGCGACGGTGCGGAGGTGCTGTCGCTACTGTCCGGAACGGTCGCGGCGCTGCGCGGCGACGACGTCCGGGCCGCGCTCGCGAATCCCGACCCCGCTGCACTCGCGCGGTTGATCCCGGATGCCGCGGAGGCGGTGCGCGACGTCCTGCTCGGGATCGAGGTCGAGGATCCCGCGCAGGTAGAGCAGGTTCTCGCCGACGCCGGACTCCGCTAGCCGATCGCGGCCGGTGTCCGGCAGCGAGTGCGTAACCTCGTAGACGTGCCTCGTATCGCGTACTTCGGACCCACCGGAACCTTCACCGAAATGGCTCTCGCCCAGCTCGAGGAGTCGGGCACGTTCGACGGCACCGTCGAACGTGTCGCCGCCCCGAGCCAGGGTGCCGCGCTCGACATGGTGCGACGCGGTGAGGTCCAGGGGGCGGTGGTGCCCATCGAGAGTTCCGTCGAGGGCTCGATCCGCCCCACCATGGATGCGCTCGCGCTCGGCGACCGTCTGCAGATCATGGCCGAGACGGAACTCGAGGTCGCGTTCACGATCGTCGGCCGCCCCGGCACCAGCCTGGACGACGTCCGTACCGTCCGCGCCTACCCGGTCGCGACAGCGCAGGTGCAGGGCTGGCTGGACACCCACCTGCCGCATGCGCGCGTCGAACCGGCCTCGTCGAATGCCGGTGCGGCAGAAGATGTTGCGGCAGGTCTGGCCGATGCCGGTGTGGCCACGGCCCTCGCCGGAGAGCGGCTGGGGCTGGTCGCGCTCGCGTCGTCGGTCGCCGACTACGAGGGCGCCCGCACCCGGTTCGTCCTGGCCACCCGGCCCGGTCCGGCACCCGCCCGCACCGGAAACGACCGCACCGGCGTCGTGCTGCACCTCGACAACGTGCCGGGTTCCCTGGTCCGGGCGATGACCGAGTTCGCGACCCGCGGCATCGACCTCACCCGCATCGAATCCCGGCCCACCCGTAAGGAATTCGGCACTTACCTGTTCCACCTGGACTGCATCGGCCATATCGACGACGGGCTGGTCGCGGAAGCGCTCAAGGCGCTGCACAGGTTCAGCGACGTCCGATTCCTCGGATCGTGGCCGTCGACCGCCCCCGCCGGCGGTGCCCCGATGCCCGACGCCGACGACGTCGCATGGCTCGAACGACTGCGACGAGGAGAGGAGAACGCATGAGCGGCAGGCTGATCCTGGTCCGACACGGGCAGACGGAGGCCAACGTCGACCGGCGTCTCGACACCCGGCTTCCCGGAGCCCGGCTGACCGAACTCGGACGGACCCAGGCCCGGACGTTGGGGGAGCGGCTCGCGGTGCGGCCGCCGTCGGCGCTGGTGTCGTCGCAGGCGCTGCGCGCCCGGGAGACCGGCGGATTCGTCGAGACGGCGTCGGGTATCGCACTGCAGGTGCGCGAGGGCCTGCACGAGGCACAGGCCGGGGAACTCGAGGACCGCTCCGACCTCGAATCGCACAAGATGTTCGCGAAGGTGTTCCACACGTGGCACGCGGGTGACCTGTCGGCGCGGATGCCGGGCGGAGAATCCGGTGTCGACATCATCGAACGCTATGTGCCGGTGGTGGATTCGCTGCGCGCCGAGTTCCTGGACGGTGGTGCGGACGGGGACGTGGTGGTGGTGAGCCACGGCGCCGCGATCCGGCTCGTCGGTGCCTACCTCGGCGGTGTGCCCGGCGCATTCGCCGCGGACCGGCACCTCGAGAACACGTCCACCGTGGAGCTGGTCCCCACCGACACCGGATGGCGCTGCGTGCGCTGGGGCACCTACGATCCGCCGTTCGACATCACCCCGCAGCGCCCGTGGTTCGAGGCCGACGCGACCGAGGCCACCGACGACCCGATGGGCTGACCCGGCTCAGGCTGCTGCGTCGAGCAGATCGAGCAGCGCCTGACGCAGCCGTCCCGGCGTGCCCGGCGCCAGCGACGTCCACCGCACCCCGTCGGCCGCGGTGCCGGTGGTGCCGACGATCCGTCCGATCGCGGTGTCGAACACCGTCACCGGCCCGTGCGGGTGTGGTGTCCCGCCGTTCCCGTGGGTGAGTCCGACAATTTCGGCGACCGTCGGACGGTCTACGAGGGCCGGTCCGACGACGGCCGCGTCCGCTGTCTTCGCGCCGACGGCGACGAGGGCGTCGACGGTCCGCCGCGGATCGGTGGCGCTGTCGATCGCTGCTACCAGATCTGCTGTGGGGCAGTTGATTCCGCTGAAAGGTAGGGGTGCAGAGATGCCGAGCAGGTGGGCGAGTGGACCCACCGGATCGTCGTCGATGCTGCGGAGGGTGACGGTGTCGTCGCTGCGCGAGGCCAGCACGGTGCCGTCGGCGCCGCGGGCCAGGCAGGCCCGATACACCGCTCCGTTTCCGTGCCGCCGGACCGCGATCTCGCAGTGGGGACGCGCGAGAACGTGCAGCTG from Prescottella sp. R16 includes these protein-coding regions:
- a CDS encoding DUF2470 domain-containing protein translates to MPRTTTTAPTGPSTAEQLRSTTTAAADAVLAVAGSDPVVTSLHHLHDDGTVVVVVPTDCAAAALAWQSGTGGLPAVLEITDHAPIALRDPVRALVWLRGSLTAVSGHDERLLTDTVATTNPHPALLDVGHGAALLRLHLESAVVADTTGAAAVTVDDLLAAAPDPFRDVETEWLQHLDEDHADLVALLARRLPSSLRTGPVRPLGIDRYGIRLRIEADGGDRDVRLDFAEPVEDALGLNRALRILVGCPFVNGMQRRR
- the pheA gene encoding prephenate dehydratase — translated: MPRIAYFGPTGTFTEMALAQLEESGTFDGTVERVAAPSQGAALDMVRRGEVQGAVVPIESSVEGSIRPTMDALALGDRLQIMAETELEVAFTIVGRPGTSLDDVRTVRAYPVATAQVQGWLDTHLPHARVEPASSNAGAAEDVAAGLADAGVATALAGERLGLVALASSVADYEGARTRFVLATRPGPAPARTGNDRTGVVLHLDNVPGSLVRAMTEFATRGIDLTRIESRPTRKEFGTYLFHLDCIGHIDDGLVAEALKALHRFSDVRFLGSWPSTAPAGGAPMPDADDVAWLERLRRGEENA
- a CDS encoding histidine phosphatase family protein encodes the protein MSGRLILVRHGQTEANVDRRLDTRLPGARLTELGRTQARTLGERLAVRPPSALVSSQALRARETGGFVETASGIALQVREGLHEAQAGELEDRSDLESHKMFAKVFHTWHAGDLSARMPGGESGVDIIERYVPVVDSLRAEFLDGGADGDVVVVSHGAAIRLVGAYLGGVPGAFAADRHLENTSTVELVPTDTGWRCVRWGTYDPPFDITPQRPWFEADATEATDDPMG
- a CDS encoding ESX secretion-associated protein EspG; this translates as MIDLGIGPVGVTLPPTTLHIDELDLLVELLGVDELPVVLDAGPRFDFPADRDAVFAAARASLGGAGLVDASDGTSVHPDLARQLHVLARPHCEIAVRRHGNGAVYRACLARGADGTVLASRSDDTVTLRSIDDDPVGPLAHLLGISAPLPFSGINCPTADLVAAIDSATDPRRTVDALVAVGAKTADAAVVGPALVDRPTVAEIVGLTHGNGGTPHPHGPVTVFDTAIGRIVGTTGTAADGVRWTSLAPGTPGRLRQALLDLLDAAA